Part of the Vitis vinifera cultivar Pinot Noir 40024 chromosome 13, ASM3070453v1 genome is shown below.
GACAcagaaaataactaaaacaatcattttttaagATTGTCAAGCCAGTTCTCATGATTTCCATAAAAACTGAGCACTATATACACATCACCACTTCATCCTTGTGAACAAAAGGAAACCCTTCAGCCTCCAACTCAGTATGAATGACCAACAAAGAATAACTAAAACAATTACTTTTTAAGATTGTCAAGCCAGTTTTCACGATTGCCATAAAAACTAAGGACTGTATGTGTATTCATGCATATATGCAAATTAAAGAGGTTAAGCATTGGAGGCTATAGTTACATCACAGGGTTACCTGAAGCTCAAGATCCTTCAATTTGTGTGTTGCGCAGGAAAGGTCATCCTGTGTATTTTGGACTTCAGTTCTGAGGATGTCATTACCTCTTACCACTGCTGCAAGCTCAGCTCTTAATTGCTCAACTTCCAACTCTTTAGAATATAGCTTTTCTCGTAATAAATTTGTTAGCAAAGCTTCTGCTTTGagttcaaattttataatatcctgtacaaataaaacaaaacatcaaTCTCCCATTGAAGTCAACTTGCAAGCCTAGGTGGTTGAATTGGGCTTTGTGAAGTAGGAGGCAATACAACTTGGAAGAACATACTTAAAGATAGTAAACAACTAAGGACTCTATATTCAGGGTTATCAGTTTTAAGAGAACAAAAAATGTCGGTATTGAGTTTACCTCCGAGGTTTGTTCATTTAGTTGATTTAATCTATCATCCTCTGCGCTCTGTGATCGAGGCTTGAAAGCAGGATTGGGCTTTTCATGCAGCAAAGCAGACATTGTCTGCAAACTCCTAGTTAAACTTTCTATTCCACGCTTGAAACCCTGGATTTTCATGCCAGACTCGACAACAAATTGTCCATCCAAGCCTTTATTGATAACTTCTATGCCCTGCTTAGCTTCTACAATTTGCCGTGCTTTCCCCTTGATAAAGTCCAGTAACTTCGAACATAGTTGGGTGCTCTCATTGAGCAAGGACAGCCCTTGATTTTGCAAGCAGCAAATACGGGTCAAAAGTTCCTGATCTAGCTTGAAAGTAAAATAAGCGCCCTCTTTCCCATTGCCTTTTAGACGGCTCAATAGGCTAATATTCTCATGGCGAAGAGAATCAATTTCAAGCCTGTAAGATTCCACCTCCCTTCTTAAAGCCTGTTCTACTCCTGTTAATCTCATCTGCTCACTTTGCAATTTTCCAATTTGCTTATCATTCTTCCCAATTGCCTCACTTAGTCCCTGTCTCAACCCATCAATTGTCTTCTCTTGTTCACTGCATGTTCTCAGTAACCTTGTAATGGATTTGTGTAACTCCTTCCCCTCCTCCTCTTTctcttcataatttcttttgaaGCAATCTCGATCTTCTTCTGCTGCTCTGTACTTCTCTTTTAGCTCAGAAAGATTTTGCTGTAGTCCTTGATTCTTCTCCATTGTCTCCTTTGCCCTTGCAGTCAGGTCCTTCGTTTGTGATTCTGAATATGTTATCAATCTTCTGCTCTCTGCTTCCCTCTCATTAAAGGAAGAGACTTCTCTTTGAAGTGAAACATTCTGCTCTGCAAGCTCCCTTACGCGGTCACGAAGCCTCTGCTCTTCTGACTGATATTTCTCAAGCTTGAATGACCAATCGCTTGATCTTCTGTCCAATTCTTTCTCCAATCCAGACTGCAACTCGTTCTTCTCTCTCTCAAGTCTTCGTGTTCTTGCATCCAGTTCTGCCTTTGCCACTTTGAGTTCTTCTTTGGCAGCAGCCCTCTCAGCAATTCGATGCTGTAGAAGGCTTGAAACCTCGAGTGCCAAGTTCATCCTTTCCTCTGTTAGGTCTCTAATTGTCTGAATCAGTGCTGGCAACCCGAACCCACCATCCCGAAGAAAGCTCTCCTGCTCAAGCTCTTCAGAAAGTAATGCAACTCTCTCCTCAGCTTCCTTAGAAGCTCTATGCAACTCAACATCCATGTCATCTTTAGTTTCAGCATGGTTCCAACACCCACAATTGTCagcaagaaaattattttgtttatgagAACCTGAGAAATTCTTCCCATCATACCCATCAATTGCTTCATAAGGTCCATCCAATGGGTAAACTTTTTGGGCAACCCCATCTGAATTTGAACCAGGGCATCCATTCAAGGATTCACCATAGATATCTTCAATAGTGATCGGAATATCAGAATCATAATTTGTTGAACTTGTTTTGTGCAAAACATGGCTCTGGGAGAGCCTCTCAATTACATTCTTCGCAAGTTTCCGTGGAGATTCATGTCCAAACCCATTCTCCGCCCAATCTCTAGATGAAAAGTAAAGGCGCGTTCCTACTGTTTCTCCAAACAAACAGGACCTTGGGTTCTCTTTCATACTATCAGTTGGTGAAGTGGGTGCCGTGTATTGAACTCGTGGTGGACGCCTCCCTCCACCATTTCCATTCCCAGCATGGTTCTTTTGAGAATAACTGTTCTTCAGCCTGCTCATTTCCTGTTGCTGTTCTCCATCAATGAACCGGTCCAAAACTTTACCTGAGACATTACTAGAACAAAATGATGAGCTCTCAGAGAAATCATTGCCAGCTCTGGAAGAACCAGCTGAACCAGGCCTCTCTAATCCATGTGCATTCCTCATAACTTCTGCTTCAAATTGTTTTCCCTTGGATTGCCTTTCAGGAGTACAACGACTAGTAGGAAACACAAAACCAGTAAAGGATTAGCCTCACTAAGCAAATCTTAACCAGTAAAAATGTGGAAACCATGTAAATCATTTCAAATTGGATTAAGGGATGGCATTTGATCAAGAAACTAAAATCTAAAATGTAGCTAATCATGTCTTACCGAGATGAATGAGGTTGAACACTAGTATTACTGCTGGGAGATCTGCTTTGATCACTCAAACAGGACCAATTCCTTGGTTCCAACCCACCACCATGAAAAGCTGGTGATGAGAATGAGCGGCTCCGCCTAAGAGCTGAAGGTCCTGAGCTCTGACTTTCAGATGTGTGTTTCTGAGCTTTTGAGAACAAACCCTTGGGGTTTCTATAACTGTTCTCGACCTTGTCACTGTTCATTCCAGTTTCTGATGGATTCTCCCAATAAACTTGCTTATCAGTCGCCGGTTGAGGGACTGCATTGCTGTTTCCACTGTTTGGTGCAGAAGATCTAAAGAAGAATAGCTTCTTCATCTGTGAATCTTCAATTGAAGAGCTGTCTATAGCACATAAAAGAAATTTCCTGTCTTCAATACTGATCTCTTATTTGAGGCTCTATAAAGATGATGTTGTCTGGACCTGGAATCAAAAAACCAAACACCCTTGCCTCAGAAACAATTACATGGGCCCTGTAAAGATACCACTTACTGAGATCTCAGATGCATaatagagagaagaaaaacatattttaacagtatgaattataaaaaaaataaaaataaaaataaaaataaaaataaaaaggaaccaAAGAACTAAACCCATGTTTGGAATACTAGAATTGAGAATGGGAACAGGAAATCAAACCTATCTCCTATTGATTAATGTGTTTGGATTGTTTTTGAGAATgggaatagaaataaaaaattcgTTGTTATGGAAACCAAATTCTATTCTCGCTATAATTTTGATTCCTCTTTTCTATACGGTATTATGATTCTCTCCATTTCCCATCGTATTTCCATTTCTATTACCACCTACCAAACACACCGGTTAAGGAAACCATCCTTAACCATgtaaaataaaacaagatgCACTAAAATCATCTGCTGAATAGACAATCCAGCTAGGGAAAAGAAAagccaaataaaattttggggAATGCTGTTCTGAAATTACATATAACCATGAATGGATTTCATAAACAAGGGAAAAGAACCTCGTTCAATTCCTGAGAAAactgaaggaaaaataaaaggaaatgaatcTTTTGAAACTCAGCTGACCTCGATTAAGCCAAGGAGTCTATCAGGCCGGTTGAGCAGTGGTCTTTGCTTTCCTATGTTCAGTGCCTTGGTATCCCTTTTCCCTATATTTACTCGAAAAAGGAAAGAAGCATTAGAGATTATTCTACACGTAGAAACTTATTTTGATAAAGACTACAGCTTTTGATGACAATTCCCAAACCCAAATGACAAGCCTTAAAGGAAACAAatctgaaaaaaatatttaaaatgaatccaaaacaagaaaacaatacAAAGATGGGATTTCAAATAGCTGCATACACACCTGGTTCTTGAAGGAGATTATATAGACCTGGCCTGCATTcagaaacaaaggaaaatgtATTATTGGCTTAACAGCCTTAACCATTTGCTTCCACCAACAACAATGATAATTaatgtaattaataattaataaacagacaattaaaatgaaacaaaataatttaaaaagaagaGGCAAGTGAGAAGAAATCGCAGCATAGATTTCAACAACCTTTCTTTGTTGCAGAAATCATTGAACATGAAAAGTTAACTAACAAAGCTTCTAGGAAGCAACAGTGTCAGACGTTCTTTAAACCCTAAAAACCTCTGTCCTCTTTCTTCAGggctttgattttttaaaactaaaaggcTAAAATCTGACACCAATAGACTCGTATTATTACATACTTTTCCCTAATCCGACAGCATCCACACACCCAATTCGATCTTCTATAATTTCCGCAATCTCAATCCTACAAACATtcaagaaatcaagaaaaattttaaaaccccACTCATCTTCAAGGATTTGTGTTCCTGTAGAACGACTATTTTCCCGATTTcccagaaaagaaaaatagccgaaagaacaaaaatgaacgaatcctgtttggttgctaagaaacgAAACTGATGGAagtgaaattaaaatgaaaggaaaatcaCAGCATCACACTTTCCAGTATTTTGGTTCCAAAGAAAACGTACTGGTTCCAAAGAAAAcgcaaaaattaaaataaaaaggcaaaaaatcCAACTCAACTGAGTTTCAGTCCTCAAGTATCTTTTTCTTCCTGCCCCTCACTTTTCTCGGCATCCAAACAAGACCCAAAACGGTAGAATTGGGCTTGCTGATTCTCACTCTATTCTTCCTCTAAAACGgtagaaaaaatcaaaaaaaaaaaaaaaatcaatccaacaatgacaaaataaaaacatcaaataagTAACcgatttcttaaaataataggTAACAATTAAATTTCCATtcgaaaaaagaaacaataataaaattaccCCCAACGGTCGGATATTTTTCAGAAATTcgaaattcaaaaagaaagaaaaaaaaaatacccgAATTCTCAGGAAAATTGATTCTCTCTCCATAAATGGTAATAGACATACAAAGCTATTGAAAATTGGGAAAGACAGAGAAGAGTAAAGAGCAGGGAGAATCTCACAGAACGGCGCAGTTAACGTCGGTGGGTCGGCGACTGAGACGTCAGAGTCTAGATCCGATCTTCGATGCGAAAAAGTTAACTGTGACGGTGACGGCGGGAACTTTCCGGCGGCCGATTTTCTCAGCgcttttatttaattgtgagaaaccaaaaaaaaaaatttaaaaagagacGATGGTgagtaaaagaaaaagagaaaagggaggGGATTAAGGGGTAGTTTTGTCCAAACggaaaagtttttaaatttttggagGCCGCGGAAATGGCGGAGGAGCGTCCCTGGAATCGGAGGCGTAATCAGGTGCGATCGAGTGCAGACTTGCTTTTTGTGGGATCGTATGTCTCTGTCATAATTACtcgaataaaaatttattttagtacAAACGCTCCTTATttaaattacattttatttcattgccatcaatatatttatagtaatattatttttttattattttttaaatcacagacgattttaaattatttaaggCTGCGTttggtttccaacaaaaataaaaaaatgcaaagaaaataaaataaagaaaacaaagtgaaaaaaataaaagtttatttaacttttttttataaaaattaaataatcttaaaatatataaaatcttaatgaatttcattttttattttttgtatttttcatattaaaattacacataagaaaatcatattttttttcttagtactttccaaaaaaccaaaataacctaataatttttaatttaacttaaaattaaagttgaagccattactatttatatatatatatatatatatatatattatttttttataaaaaaaaattaaagtattcttttgctaaaaaaataaacacatgTCATCCCAATTTTACTAATATAGACTTGACTTCAAGcgagaaaataaatattgaaaaattaagaaatattattatataatattttcccATTTTATATTGAATGATTTTGTGGGAGATAACATAATTCCCATTATTGCTTGATTCTTCCCTGATTCAAGCATGAGTCCTTGTCAACAAGAGCACGCATGTGCATCCCCTCACATCAACTACTATGCCCTTCTTTTCTAccttcattttgaattttcaaatttgatttctaaGTTCAAACTTCTAATCATATGCTTACATGCAATAAGATTAACAAAAGTTCGGTGAAGGAAGCATCCAAAATTCTTTCTCATAAGAAATTTAAGTGGTAATACTATTAGTTGAAAGCATGTTTGTCAaccatataatttttaaaaaaaattgttaggggaaagggaaaaaggaaataaatggaaaaagaaaggaagaaagagcGAGGTGTGGGTAGAAAATGTTTTTACCTTTCAATTACACgtctaaattagaaaaatataagtgagtgaaaaataagtaaat
Proteins encoded:
- the LOC100241537 gene encoding uncharacterized protein LOC100241537; this translates as MKKLFFFRSSAPNSGNSNAVPQPATDKQVYWENPSETGMNSDKVENSYRNPKGLFSKAQKHTSESQSSGPSALRRSRSFSSPAFHGGGLEPRNWSCLSDQSRSPSSNTSVQPHSSRRCTPERQSKGKQFEAEVMRNAHGLERPGSAGSSRAGNDFSESSSFCSSNVSGKVLDRFIDGEQQQEMSRLKNSYSQKNHAGNGNGGGRRPPRVQYTAPTSPTDSMKENPRSCLFGETVGTRLYFSSRDWAENGFGHESPRKLAKNVIERLSQSHVLHKTSSTNYDSDIPITIEDIYGESLNGCPGSNSDGVAQKVYPLDGPYEAIDGYDGKNFSGSHKQNNFLADNCGCWNHAETKDDMDVELHRASKEAEERVALLSEELEQESFLRDGGFGLPALIQTIRDLTEERMNLALEVSSLLQHRIAERAAAKEELKVAKAELDARTRRLEREKNELQSGLEKELDRRSSDWSFKLEKYQSEEQRLRDRVRELAEQNVSLQREVSSFNEREAESRRLITYSESQTKDLTARAKETMEKNQGLQQNLSELKEKYRAAEEDRDCFKRNYEEKEEEGKELHKSITRLLRTCSEQEKTIDGLRQGLSEAIGKNDKQIGKLQSEQMRLTGVEQALRREVESYRLEIDSLRHENISLLSRLKGNGKEGAYFTFKLDQELLTRICCLQNQGLSLLNESTQLCSKLLDFIKGKARQIVEAKQGIEVINKGLDGQFVVESGMKIQGFKRGIESLTRSLQTMSALLHEKPNPAFKPRSQSAEDDRLNQLNEQTSEDIIKFELKAEALLTNLLREKLYSKELEVEQLRAELAAVVRGNDILRTEVQNTQDDLSCATHKLKDLELQMPKKDENINRLRTDFEESTKQLTIMKGILSKVSGERDLMWEEVKQCSEKNMLLNAEVNVLKKKIEALDEDLLLKEGQITILKDSLGNKPFDPFASLDSTREFLLE